The genomic region TCGATAAAGTTTACTCCACCGTCTCCTGGAACGAAAGCAGTAACTACTCTGCCATTCTTAACTAACTGAACTCTAACACATTTCCTTACTGCAGAATTAGGCTGCCTAGATTCTATACCTACTTTTTCTAAAACTATTCCTCTAGCCATTGGAGCTCCTTCTAATGGGTCAAATCTCTTCTTTAATTGTAACATCCTAGCTTTGAATGACCTTTGGCTCCATCTAAACTTTAA from Acidianus ambivalens harbors:
- a CDS encoding 30S ribosomal protein S12; its protein translation is MSGKSPKGLYAARKLKLKRLKFRWSQRSFKARMLQLKKRFDPLEGAPMARGIVLEKVGIESRQPNSAVRKCVRVQLVKNGRVVTAFVPGDGGVNFIDEHDEVVIAGIGGTLGRSMGDLPGVRYKVIMVNGVSLDALYKGKKQKPVR